Proteins encoded by one window of Arachis ipaensis cultivar K30076 chromosome B04, Araip1.1, whole genome shotgun sequence:
- the LOC110270923 gene encoding stilbene synthase 3-like — protein MVAVNDIRKVQQRAEGPATVLAIGTANPPNCVDQSTYADYYFRVTNSEHMTDLKKKFQRICERTMINMDSLVGQALFADGAAAIIIGSDPVPKVEKPIFELVSTDQKLVPGSHGAIGGLLREVGLTFYLNKSVPDIISQNINEALSKAFDPLGISDYNSIFWIAHPGGRAILDQVEQKVNLKPEKMKATRDVLSNYGNMSSACVFFIMDLMRKKSLERGLKTTGEGLDWGVLFGFGPGLTIETVVLRSVAI, from the exons ATGGTGGCTGTGAATGACATCCGCAAGGTTCAACAAAGGGCAGAAGGCCCAGCAACTGTGTTGGCAATTGGCACAGCAAATCCACCAAATTGTGTTGATCAGAGTACATATGCAGATTATTATTTCAGAGTAACCAATAGCGAACACATGACCGATCTAAAGAAAAAATTCCAACGTATTT gTGAGAGGACAATGATCAATATGGATAGTCTTGTAGGGCAAGCATTGTTTGCAGATGGAGCTGCTGCAATTATCATTGGTTCTGATCCTGTGCCAAAGGTTGAGAAGCCTATCTTTGAGCTTGTTTCGACTGATCAAAAACTTGTCCCTGGCAGCCATGGAGCCATCGGTGGTCTCCTTCGTGAAGTTGGGCTTACATTCTATCTTAACAAGAGTGTCCCTGATATTATTTCGCAGAACATCAACGAAGCACTCAGTAAAGCTTTTGATCCGTTGGGTATATCTGATTATAACTCAATATTTTGGATTGCACACCCTGGTGGACGTGCAATTCTGGACCAGGTTGAACAAAAAGTGAATTTGAAGCCAGAGAAGATGAAAGCCACTAGAGATGTGCTTAGCAATTACGGTAACATGTCAAGTGCATGTGTGTTCTTCATTATGGATTTGATGAGGAAGAAGTCCCTTGAAAGAGGGCTTAAAACCACCGGAGAAGGACTTGATTGGGGTGTGCTTTTTGGGTTTGGCCCTGGTCTTACTATTGAAACCGTTGTTCTTCGCAGTGTGGCCATATGA